Below is a window of Turneriella parva DSM 21527 DNA.
CATTCTGTCCGGGTTGCGAATTGTGTCCCAAAAGCTGAGCCATTCTGCCGTCGAAGTTCTTATTTCAGCTGTTTTCACGGGTGGTATTTCTGCAACACTGCCAGCGCATTTAACGCAGCCTGAGAGCCTGTTTTTCGCCGTTCATAACAGAGCAAGAGTAATTTCTTTCCGGTGCTGTTGTTCTTGAGGTGCAACACCGCGATACCGTACTGGTGTTTTCCTTCGCGCACGGTGCCGGTTTTGCCCCAGAGAAAAGTGTATTTTTTCTGGTTTCCGAGTAGCCTGCAAAAATCTCTTAACGTACCCCGCCAGGTGCCGGCAAGGGAATCTGTGATCAGCGCTGCGTGCGGGTTTTTTACTGCTGAGGCTTCGAGTAACCGTGCATACATCGTGACCAGGCGGCTGACTGCGATGCCTGAATCAAGGTCGTAACCATATACGTGCACCGGCTTTTCTATGCGCAGGTTCTCGGGCCACTGAAAACGCTCGCGCATCCAGATTTCGAA
It encodes the following:
- a CDS encoding penicillin-binding transpeptidase domain-containing protein — translated: MRISKGAVNRILLSAFCLGCGLGAAGAAKKPRAAFVVVEVGSGEPRTLAESGTEELAPVGSLLKPFAAWYLLEKGLDARQTILCPAERKREADLRCWTPEGHGAVNLGEALVHSCNYFFLSLFRGQSIPQFEIWMRERFQWPENLRIEKPVHVYGYDLDSGIAVSRLVTMYARLLEASAVKNPHAALITDSLAGTWRGTLRDFCRLLGNQKKYTFLWGKTGTVREGKHQYGIAVLHLKNNSTGKKLLLLCYERRKTGSQAALNALAVLQKYHP